The proteins below come from a single Thermotoga sp. KOL6 genomic window:
- a CDS encoding ABC transporter substrate-binding protein, translated as MRKYLALVLVALLVGGLFAVKITMTSGGVGKELEVLKKQIEMFHQQYPDIEVEIIPMPDSSTERHDLYVTYFAAGETDPDVLMLDVIWPAEFAPFLEDLTADKDYFELGEFLPGTVMSVTVNGKIVAVPWFTDAGLLYYRKDLLEKYGYDHPPRTWDELVEMAKKISQAEGIHGFVWQGARYEGLVCDFLEYLWSFGGDVLDENGNVVIDSPQAVDALQFMVDLIYKHKITPEGVTTYMEEDARRIFQNGEAVFMRNWPYAWSLVNSDESPIKGKVGVSPLPMGPGGRRAATLGGWVLGINKFSPPEEKEAAKKLIKFLTSYDQQLYKAINAGQNPTRKAVYKDPRLKEAAPFMVELLSVFINALPRPRVANYSEVSDVIQRYVHAALTKQTTPEKAIKNIAKELKFLLGQ; from the coding sequence ATGAGAAAGTATTTAGCGTTAGTGCTCGTTGCTTTACTTGTTGGTGGGCTCTTTGCTGTAAAAATCACCATGACATCTGGAGGGGTAGGAAAGGAGCTCGAAGTCCTGAAAAAACAGATCGAAATGTTCCACCAACAGTATCCTGACATTGAAGTGGAAATCATTCCAATGCCTGATAGCTCAACGGAAAGACACGATCTCTACGTCACTTACTTCGCAGCTGGGGAGACCGACCCAGACGTCCTTATGTTGGATGTCATTTGGCCAGCGGAATTTGCTCCATTTCTCGAAGATTTGACAGCAGATAAAGATTACTTTGAACTCGGTGAATTTCTCCCGGGAACTGTGATGTCAGTTACCGTTAACGGAAAAATCGTTGCCGTTCCATGGTTTACAGATGCGGGTCTTCTCTACTACAGAAAAGATCTTCTGGAAAAGTACGGCTATGATCATCCACCACGAACATGGGACGAACTGGTTGAGATGGCGAAGAAGATCTCCCAAGCTGAAGGTATTCACGGATTTGTGTGGCAAGGTGCGAGATACGAAGGGCTCGTTTGTGACTTCCTCGAATATCTATGGTCCTTCGGAGGAGACGTTCTCGATGAGAATGGAAACGTAGTGATTGATTCCCCACAAGCCGTTGACGCTCTCCAATTCATGGTGGATCTCATTTACAAACACAAGATCACTCCTGAAGGCGTCACCACTTACATGGAAGAAGATGCAAGGAGAATTTTCCAAAACGGTGAAGCCGTTTTCATGAGAAACTGGCCCTACGCTTGGTCTCTCGTAAACAGCGATGAATCTCCTATCAAAGGAAAAGTCGGTGTATCACCTCTCCCAATGGGACCTGGTGGAAGAAGAGCCGCTACACTTGGTGGATGGGTGCTCGGTATAAACAAATTCTCTCCACCTGAAGAAAAAGAAGCAGCAAAGAAACTTATAAAGTTCCTCACAAGCTATGATCAACAACTTTACAAAGCGATCAACGCTGGACAAAATCCAACCAGAAAAGCCGTTTACAAAGATCCAAGGTTAAAAGAAGCAGCACCCTTCATGGTAGAACTTCTTAGTGTCTTCATAAATGCCCTCCCAAGACCAAGAGTCGCTAACTACAGTGAAGTTTCTGATGTGATTCAAAGGTATGTACACGCTGCTCTAACGAAACAAACAACCCCGGAAAAAGCAATAAAGAACATCGCAAAAGAGCTGAAATTCCTTCTCGGTCAGTAA
- a CDS encoding alpha-amylase family glycosyl hydrolase: MAKAITLLLLSFLVILAFSFSWNDLVLYEIMIDRFNDGDPSNNNQGYYEYDPTNPAKYSGGDLKGILEKIEYIKGLGVDGIWITPPVANQWWDPWVNYGGYHGYWARNFKQVDEHFGDLEVYKELSRVLHENGMVLIQDIVVNHVGNYFKFVNGHFILNKGSVPTSAPTQFPFNMNDYNNPEHREKNIYHWTPDITNYSDPKQRLYYQLAGLDDLNTENPLVRDALKDSYVFWIKEVGVDGFRVDTAMYVPKDFWRDFFLGENGIMKQKDDFIAFGEVWLTSPPKDDTAEREIETYFEYGFNAMLDFPLAEEIRRVLKGGKPTSWLAYRIERRNEILNKGLLVTFIDNHDMERFAKGTDLPTLKMAIGFLMTLPGMPVIYYGTEQIFEETRASMFANGWGSKGKDHFDQNSPMYEFIREAINFRKDHPATRYGKVVPILSNDENAGILVYELQSEEENLLVVMNTSGEDRIRVTPSSLPKVAESVFTTSSEKARIVNQKDSTVFIVPAKSLTVFKVKSDISSIGETKIKLSANVDFTGDKVRVWGDTNGRRVYIYVDGTYKIPGEKLDLSNGKFEVFIDPYKIGPGKHFVILKTYGRTPKEVLYSEELWFEIIIPTKKLLELNDLPGDDHGPYGRYLYPTDSTFKHQMDVLGIRVEKMGPNLIIWIKPREITTSWNPPLGFDHVTFQIFLDDPSKTGKKVLPFQNASIDDWDYEIFVTGWNSALFSSEGADEEHFGTQIGSPEVVVKDGWIKIIVKGKQIGSPSTFEGWRIYVTTWDYDGVENRFRPIEKEPKAYIFGGGSNKDPYIMDDIWIQIEED, translated from the coding sequence ATGGCAAAAGCGATAACGTTGTTGTTGTTGTCTTTCCTCGTCATACTGGCATTTTCCTTTTCTTGGAATGATCTTGTTTTGTACGAAATAATGATAGACAGATTCAACGACGGTGATCCCTCCAACAACAATCAAGGATACTATGAGTACGACCCAACTAATCCCGCGAAATACAGCGGGGGGGATTTGAAAGGGATTCTCGAAAAAATAGAGTATATAAAAGGGCTCGGAGTTGACGGAATATGGATAACCCCTCCCGTAGCCAACCAATGGTGGGATCCCTGGGTAAACTACGGGGGATATCACGGTTATTGGGCGAGAAATTTCAAACAGGTGGATGAGCACTTCGGGGATTTGGAAGTCTACAAAGAACTCTCTCGGGTTCTGCATGAAAATGGAATGGTTCTCATCCAAGACATCGTGGTGAACCACGTGGGAAACTACTTCAAATTCGTTAACGGTCATTTCATCCTAAACAAAGGTAGCGTTCCTACCTCAGCTCCAACACAGTTTCCTTTCAACATGAACGATTACAACAATCCTGAGCATCGAGAAAAAAACATCTATCACTGGACTCCCGATATCACCAACTATTCAGATCCCAAGCAGAGACTTTACTATCAATTAGCGGGGCTTGATGATCTCAACACAGAAAATCCCTTGGTCAGAGACGCTCTGAAAGATTCTTATGTTTTTTGGATAAAAGAGGTTGGCGTTGATGGATTCAGGGTGGATACCGCTATGTACGTACCAAAGGATTTTTGGAGAGATTTCTTTCTTGGAGAAAACGGAATAATGAAACAGAAAGACGATTTCATCGCCTTCGGTGAGGTCTGGCTTACTTCTCCACCAAAAGATGATACCGCTGAAAGAGAAATAGAAACATATTTCGAGTACGGTTTCAATGCAATGCTAGACTTTCCTCTCGCCGAAGAAATAAGACGCGTTTTGAAAGGTGGTAAGCCCACCTCCTGGCTTGCTTACAGAATAGAGAGGAGAAACGAGATTCTGAACAAGGGATTGCTCGTTACTTTCATAGACAATCATGATATGGAAAGATTCGCTAAGGGGACAGATCTACCAACGCTCAAAATGGCTATAGGTTTCCTGATGACACTCCCTGGTATGCCTGTGATCTATTATGGAACAGAACAAATATTCGAAGAAACCCGTGCTTCCATGTTCGCAAATGGATGGGGCTCAAAGGGGAAGGATCATTTCGATCAAAATAGCCCTATGTACGAGTTCATAAGAGAGGCCATCAATTTTAGAAAAGATCATCCTGCAACAAGATACGGCAAGGTAGTACCCATTCTCTCCAACGATGAGAACGCAGGAATTCTGGTTTATGAGCTTCAAAGTGAGGAAGAAAATCTTCTTGTTGTCATGAATACATCCGGCGAAGATAGAATCAGAGTAACTCCTTCTTCTCTCCCCAAAGTAGCGGAATCTGTGTTTACAACATCCTCTGAAAAAGCTAGAATAGTGAATCAGAAAGATTCGACCGTTTTCATCGTTCCAGCAAAGAGCTTGACTGTTTTTAAGGTAAAATCTGATATTTCCAGTATTGGAGAAACCAAAATAAAACTGTCTGCCAACGTAGATTTCACGGGAGATAAAGTGAGGGTATGGGGAGATACTAACGGCAGAAGAGTGTACATCTATGTTGACGGAACTTACAAGATACCTGGTGAAAAACTCGATCTGAGCAATGGTAAGTTTGAAGTTTTCATCGATCCCTACAAAATCGGTCCTGGAAAGCATTTTGTGATTTTGAAAACCTATGGAAGAACTCCCAAAGAAGTGCTTTACTCCGAAGAACTCTGGTTCGAAATCATCATACCAACAAAAAAGCTTCTAGAACTCAACGATCTACCAGGTGACGATCATGGGCCGTATGGAAGATATTTGTACCCAACAGATTCCACTTTCAAACACCAAATGGATGTATTAGGGATAAGAGTCGAAAAAATGGGTCCAAATCTCATCATTTGGATAAAACCTCGAGAAATAACGACCAGCTGGAATCCTCCACTCGGTTTCGACCATGTCACTTTCCAGATCTTTCTTGATGATCCTTCAAAAACCGGAAAGAAAGTATTACCGTTCCAAAACGCTTCAATAGACGACTGGGATTACGAAATTTTTGTAACTGGTTGGAATTCTGCTCTTTTCTCTTCAGAGGGAGCGGACGAAGAGCATTTTGGAACGCAAATTGGTTCTCCGGAAGTCGTAGTCAAAGACGGCTGGATCAAAATTATTGTAAAAGGCAAACAAATAGGCTCACCGTCGACCTTTGAGGGATGGAGGATATACGTCACCACCTGGGATTACGACGGTGTTGAAAACAGGTTCAGACCGATCGAAAAAGAACCCAAGGCTTACATATTTGGTGGTGGTAGTAACAAAGATCCCTACATTATGGACGACATATGGATACAAATCGAGGAGGATTGA
- a CDS encoding carbohydrate ABC transporter permease, with amino-acid sequence MERRSGWTAFWMILPTILIISVVAFFPLFKTFYDSFYSFGLRPGIVRKFVGLQNYFRLFQDTRFLMALKNTVFFTVVSVALETVLGVLIALVVHQKFALRGAVRAAMLVPWAIPTAISSQMWRWMFHDQYGIMSRLWEKLGIVEPGTPILGTPGLAMWAIIFVDVWKTTPFMALLILAGLQVIPEDIYEAARIDGANTIQRFFRITLPLITPTIGVALIFRTLDALRVFDVVYIMTRGAVNTETLAVYNRHVLMDRAFTGAWFGYGSAISVFIFVLISIFAIIYIKSLRLKLD; translated from the coding sequence ATGGAAAGAAGAAGTGGTTGGACAGCGTTTTGGATGATTTTGCCGACCATTCTCATAATCTCAGTGGTAGCGTTCTTTCCACTCTTTAAAACCTTTTACGATAGCTTTTACAGCTTTGGGTTGAGACCGGGTATAGTAAGAAAGTTCGTGGGACTTCAGAATTACTTTAGATTGTTCCAAGATACAAGATTCTTGATGGCGTTGAAAAATACCGTTTTCTTTACCGTCGTTTCCGTGGCTCTGGAAACTGTTCTTGGTGTCCTAATCGCTCTGGTTGTTCATCAAAAATTCGCTCTGAGAGGTGCTGTGAGGGCTGCTATGCTCGTCCCATGGGCAATTCCAACGGCTATTTCCTCCCAAATGTGGCGATGGATGTTCCACGATCAATACGGTATCATGTCGAGACTTTGGGAAAAGCTGGGAATCGTGGAACCTGGAACACCAATCCTTGGAACACCGGGTTTAGCCATGTGGGCAATCATATTTGTTGATGTGTGGAAAACAACTCCATTCATGGCTCTTTTGATACTGGCAGGGTTACAAGTGATTCCCGAAGATATATACGAAGCAGCCAGAATAGATGGTGCGAATACCATCCAGCGATTTTTCAGGATCACACTTCCTCTTATAACTCCAACAATAGGTGTTGCGTTAATATTCAGAACTTTGGATGCTCTACGTGTGTTCGATGTCGTGTACATCATGACACGTGGAGCGGTAAACACAGAAACACTAGCAGTTTACAACAGGCACGTACTAATGGATAGAGCGTTTACAGGTGCATGGTTTGGATACGGCTCTGCCATTTCTGTGTTCATATTTGTCCTCATATCCATATTCGCAATCATTTACATAAAGTCTTTGAGACTCAAGTTAGACTGA
- a CDS encoding carbohydrate ABC transporter permease has protein sequence MSLSIMQKILLYIAVALILVWCVFPLYWAFISSIKPDQDLFEKNPSLFPKRVTFENYVKVFKERPFHINIKNSIIVAGITTLLALVVGSLAGYAIARLKFKGKVIVMSLILAVSMFPQVSILGSLFLILRSLKLINTYTGLIIPYTAMNLPLTVWVLQSFFRELPKEVEESAFIDGASKLRTLWSIVLPMSAPGLVATGLLTFIAAWNEFLFALTFMQKPSLYTVPVAVALFKGASQYEIPWGQLMAAAVIVTLPLVILVLVFQNRIIAGLSAGAVKG, from the coding sequence ATGAGTCTTTCAATAATGCAAAAGATTCTTCTCTACATAGCAGTTGCTCTTATCCTCGTTTGGTGCGTGTTTCCACTTTATTGGGCTTTCATCTCCTCGATCAAACCCGATCAAGATTTATTCGAGAAGAATCCTAGTTTGTTTCCAAAAAGAGTTACCTTCGAAAACTACGTAAAAGTCTTTAAAGAAAGGCCTTTTCACATAAACATAAAGAACAGTATCATAGTGGCTGGAATAACGACACTGCTGGCACTTGTTGTCGGATCTCTTGCTGGGTACGCAATTGCAAGACTGAAATTCAAAGGGAAAGTCATCGTAATGTCTTTAATCCTTGCGGTAAGCATGTTTCCACAGGTGTCCATTCTCGGATCACTCTTTCTGATACTCAGAAGCTTGAAGTTGATCAACACCTACACAGGATTGATCATTCCCTACACAGCAATGAATTTACCCTTGACAGTCTGGGTACTCCAAAGCTTCTTCAGAGAGCTTCCAAAGGAGGTTGAAGAATCCGCCTTCATCGACGGAGCATCCAAGTTGAGAACATTGTGGTCGATAGTGCTCCCTATGTCCGCTCCAGGACTCGTGGCAACAGGCCTTTTAACTTTTATTGCCGCATGGAATGAGTTTCTCTTCGCCCTCACTTTCATGCAGAAACCCAGCCTTTATACTGTTCCAGTGGCGGTTGCTCTCTTCAAAGGAGCTTCCCAGTACGAAATACCTTGGGGACAGCTCATGGCAGCCGCGGTCATTGTTACGCTCCCGCTTGTAATACTAGTTTTGGTGTTCCAGAACAGAATCATTGCAGGACTGAGTGCCGGCGCGGTGAAAGGATAA
- a CDS encoding sugar-binding protein, with the protein MKKGLLVLGLILLISAFAFSEDITILLSPKSLNNPYWFAVENGMKDAAEQLGIKAIFDAPVEADAAKQAEKILSYIVKGVDGIGISPNDPEAIKVVIKRALDKGIPVITFDSDSPDSGRYVYIGTNNYNGGYEAGKLMAQLIEKYKPEKKTIKLAILTGGLAALNLNERIKGFKDALEEYSKQSGREIVYVADPFPCNDDSAKAIQIIRDVTRKYTDLDGWFMSGGWPLFAPKETVISALGGPKKMKDLLVVGFDTLLPELELVKAGAVKGLVGQRPYDMGYLSVLVLYNMVKVGVENTLKMLPKVVREDGTVDYIIDTGVDVVTEENVDQFYEYAKKIYSKR; encoded by the coding sequence ATGAAGAAAGGGTTACTTGTTCTCGGATTGATCTTGTTGATCTCGGCATTTGCTTTTTCTGAAGACATAACCATATTGCTCTCCCCCAAATCTCTCAATAACCCGTATTGGTTTGCAGTGGAAAATGGTATGAAAGATGCAGCAGAGCAACTTGGAATCAAAGCGATTTTCGATGCACCGGTTGAAGCAGATGCTGCAAAGCAAGCAGAAAAGATTTTGAGTTACATCGTAAAAGGTGTTGACGGAATAGGGATCTCACCAAACGATCCTGAAGCTATCAAAGTGGTGATTAAAAGAGCTCTGGATAAAGGGATCCCTGTTATCACCTTCGACTCCGACTCTCCTGACAGCGGAAGATACGTGTACATAGGAACCAACAACTACAATGGAGGATACGAGGCAGGAAAGCTCATGGCACAACTGATAGAAAAGTACAAACCAGAGAAAAAAACCATCAAACTCGCCATTCTCACAGGAGGACTCGCTGCTCTCAATCTGAATGAAAGAATTAAAGGTTTCAAAGACGCTTTGGAGGAATATTCTAAACAGAGCGGTCGGGAAATAGTCTATGTTGCGGATCCATTCCCGTGTAACGACGATTCAGCTAAGGCTATCCAAATCATAAGAGATGTGACCAGAAAGTACACGGATCTCGATGGTTGGTTCATGTCTGGTGGTTGGCCACTTTTTGCTCCGAAAGAAACTGTTATTTCTGCTCTTGGCGGTCCAAAGAAAATGAAAGATCTGTTGGTTGTAGGATTTGACACCCTTCTTCCTGAGCTTGAACTTGTGAAAGCAGGGGCAGTAAAAGGTCTTGTTGGTCAGAGACCTTATGACATGGGCTACCTTTCCGTTCTTGTCCTCTACAACATGGTGAAAGTAGGAGTAGAAAACACATTAAAAATGCTTCCAAAAGTCGTTAGAGAAGATGGAACGGTTGACTACATCATCGATACAGGTGTTGACGTTGTGACAGAAGAAAATGTCGATCAATTCTACGAATACGCCAAAAAGATCTACAGCAAACGCTGA
- a CDS encoding ABC transporter permease: protein MWKKLFKAKEAGIFLILVAIVIFLGITTKEFLTVENIFTVILNVSFIAIMSFGMTMVIVTAGIDLSVGSILGISSVVMGLLMNEKGISPFWSVIVGLLVGVGFGLANGMLITKAKLAPFISTLGMLSVGRGLAYVLSGGWPISPFPESFTVHGQGMIGPVPVPVIYMAVIGVIAHIFLKYTVTGRRIYAIGGNLEASKLVGIKTDRILIMVYTINGFLAAFAGFLLTAWLGVAQPNAGQGYELDVIAATVIGGTSLSGGEGTILGAFLGAVIMGVLRNGMILLGVSSFWQQVVIGIVIIIAIAVDQIRRAKER from the coding sequence TTGTGGAAGAAATTGTTTAAAGCAAAAGAAGCAGGAATATTTTTAATACTGGTAGCCATTGTGATATTTTTAGGTATAACAACAAAAGAGTTTTTAACAGTTGAAAACATATTCACTGTAATACTAAATGTATCCTTTATAGCGATTATGTCGTTTGGAATGACAATGGTGATAGTAACAGCGGGAATAGACCTGTCGGTAGGATCAATACTGGGAATATCCAGTGTTGTGATGGGTCTGTTGATGAACGAAAAGGGAATATCACCATTCTGGAGTGTGATAGTAGGTTTACTTGTAGGAGTAGGATTTGGACTCGCTAATGGAATGTTGATAACAAAAGCAAAACTCGCACCGTTCATCAGCACTTTAGGAATGCTCAGTGTAGGAAGAGGACTTGCCTACGTCTTAAGCGGGGGATGGCCGATATCACCCTTCCCGGAGAGCTTCACAGTACATGGTCAAGGAATGATAGGTCCAGTGCCAGTACCCGTAATTTACATGGCAGTGATAGGAGTGATTGCTCATATATTCCTGAAGTATACAGTAACAGGTCGAAGAATCTACGCGATAGGAGGGAATCTGGAAGCATCGAAACTAGTTGGAATAAAAACAGACAGGATACTTATCATGGTATATACAATAAACGGATTTCTAGCTGCGTTCGCTGGTTTCCTGTTAACAGCATGGTTGGGTGTTGCGCAACCGAATGCGGGTCAAGGATACGAATTGGACGTTATAGCAGCAACGGTGATAGGAGGAACAAGTTTATCCGGTGGTGAAGGAACGATATTAGGAGCTTTCCTGGGCGCCGTTATCATGGGGGTCCTCAGAAATGGAATGATACTTCTCGGAGTGTCATCATTCTGGCAGCAAGTTGTAATAGGAATAGTGATTATCATAGCAATAGCAGTGGACCAGATCAGGAGGGCGAAAGAAAGATGA
- a CDS encoding sugar ABC transporter ATP-binding protein, which yields MKPILEVRNIHKRFPGVHALKGVSLEFYPGEVHAIVGENGAGKSTLMKVISGVYQPDEGEIIYERKKVRWNHPSEAIKAGIVTVFQELSVMDNLSVAENMFMGDERKKFMFVNYKKMYEEAKKFMKNELDIDIDPQEKLGRYSIAIQQMVEIGRALYKKAKVLILDEPTSSLTQKETEKLFEVVKKLKERGVAVLFISHRLEEIFEISDRVTVLRDGEHIGTDKTENLTKEKIVEMMVGRKLEKFYIKERHEPGEVILEVKNLSGEGFENVSFSLRKGEILGFAGLVGAGRTELMETIFGFRPKKSGEVYVEGQKVEIDHPLKAIENGIGFVPEDRKRLGLILIMSIMHNVSLPSLDRIKKGPFISFKREKELAEWAIETLDIRPPYPDRKVLYLSGGNQQKVVVAKWLALKPKILILDEPTRGIDVGAKAEIYKIMSELAKEGVGVIMVSSELPEILQMSDRIAVMSFGKLAGIIDAKEATQEKIMKLAAGVEVQ from the coding sequence ATGAAACCAATACTTGAAGTGAGAAATATACACAAAAGGTTTCCTGGTGTACACGCGCTGAAAGGAGTCAGTTTAGAATTTTACCCCGGCGAAGTACACGCGATAGTTGGAGAAAATGGTGCAGGCAAGAGCACTTTAATGAAAGTGATATCAGGGGTATATCAACCAGATGAAGGAGAGATTATCTACGAAAGGAAAAAAGTGAGATGGAATCATCCTAGCGAAGCGATAAAGGCAGGTATAGTAACGGTTTTCCAAGAACTTTCGGTTATGGACAATCTGTCTGTAGCGGAGAACATGTTCATGGGCGATGAAAGAAAAAAATTCATGTTTGTCAATTACAAAAAGATGTATGAAGAAGCGAAAAAATTTATGAAAAATGAACTCGACATAGATATAGATCCCCAGGAGAAACTCGGGAGATATTCTATAGCAATTCAGCAAATGGTAGAGATAGGAAGGGCACTGTACAAGAAAGCAAAAGTACTCATACTCGATGAACCAACATCATCACTCACACAAAAGGAAACCGAAAAACTATTCGAAGTAGTTAAAAAACTCAAAGAAAGAGGAGTGGCGGTTCTTTTCATCTCCCATCGATTGGAAGAGATCTTTGAAATATCCGACAGGGTAACTGTTCTTAGAGATGGAGAACATATAGGAACAGATAAGACAGAAAATCTTACGAAAGAAAAAATAGTAGAAATGATGGTAGGAAGAAAATTGGAGAAGTTCTACATAAAAGAACGACATGAACCCGGAGAAGTGATATTGGAAGTGAAAAACCTTTCAGGTGAAGGCTTTGAAAATGTATCCTTTAGTCTGAGAAAAGGAGAAATTCTTGGTTTTGCAGGATTGGTAGGAGCAGGAAGAACAGAACTCATGGAGACGATATTTGGATTCAGACCGAAAAAATCCGGAGAAGTGTACGTAGAGGGGCAAAAAGTGGAAATAGATCATCCATTGAAAGCTATAGAAAATGGTATAGGTTTCGTGCCAGAGGACAGAAAAAGGCTCGGACTTATACTCATAATGAGTATTATGCACAACGTATCGCTACCCAGTCTGGATAGGATAAAAAAAGGACCGTTCATATCCTTTAAAAGAGAAAAAGAACTCGCGGAATGGGCTATAGAAACCCTTGACATAAGACCTCCTTATCCAGACAGGAAAGTTCTATACCTTTCCGGCGGGAATCAACAAAAAGTGGTAGTAGCGAAATGGTTAGCTTTAAAACCTAAAATATTAATATTGGACGAACCAACAAGGGGAATAGACGTGGGAGCAAAGGCAGAAATATACAAAATTATGTCGGAGCTTGCAAAAGAAGGTGTAGGAGTTATCATGGTATCTTCAGAGCTCCCGGAGATTCTCCAAATGAGTGACAGAATAGCAGTGATGAGTTTTGGAAAGCTCGCTGGTATAATCGATGCTAAGGAAGCCACTCAGGAAAAAATTATGAAGCTTGCCGCAGGTGTAGAAGTTCAATGA
- a CDS encoding ROK family transcriptional regulator produces MKDMEVYSPKQTRIINKLRILNIIRFEPGVTRNMISEKTGLDPSTVTKLVNEMKKKKMIYEKGILPSKLGRHSKRLYVNRDFSKAIVVDLGVTHSLIGLSFFDGSVEVIDEFDTPDTPEECFRVLTERISRFPGVFPLIVIGVPGSVDKTHKKLAFAPNLNRWRDVNVEKYFKVFEVYLENDANLAALAETMRNKHYGDRKNIVYILVREGIGGGIVIEGKLYRGSFNAAGEIGHMKMYDRGPCFCGRIGCWEANTSISHCVHQYEKEKSLPGKTMYEKFETLCKIYDQDETAKRILDEFTTILIDGIVNLVNILSPEIVIVGGEGVFLPPKIFEKIVSETRRQVHPMNKEVIVEKGSLSNKEVVLVGTSILSSMMISERLV; encoded by the coding sequence TTGAAAGATATGGAAGTCTACTCTCCAAAACAAACAAGAATTATAAACAAGTTGAGAATACTCAATATTATAAGATTCGAACCAGGTGTAACACGCAATATGATCTCGGAGAAGACGGGACTTGATCCTAGTACCGTCACAAAACTTGTAAACGAGATGAAGAAAAAGAAGATGATTTACGAAAAAGGCATTCTGCCATCAAAACTTGGAAGACATTCCAAAAGGCTTTACGTAAACAGAGATTTTTCAAAGGCAATTGTTGTTGATCTGGGAGTAACACACTCCCTCATTGGACTTTCGTTCTTCGATGGTTCGGTGGAAGTCATCGATGAGTTCGATACACCTGATACACCCGAAGAATGTTTCAGAGTATTAACAGAACGAATATCACGATTCCCAGGCGTTTTTCCCCTCATCGTCATTGGAGTTCCCGGTTCTGTCGATAAAACTCATAAAAAGCTTGCTTTTGCTCCGAATTTGAACAGATGGCGTGATGTGAATGTGGAAAAATACTTCAAGGTTTTTGAAGTGTACCTTGAAAATGACGCAAACCTCGCCGCACTCGCCGAAACGATGAGGAACAAACACTACGGTGATAGAAAAAACATTGTTTACATACTCGTGAGAGAAGGAATAGGAGGAGGGATAGTAATCGAAGGGAAGCTCTATAGAGGATCTTTCAACGCAGCAGGCGAAATAGGTCACATGAAAATGTACGACAGAGGACCATGTTTCTGTGGAAGGATAGGATGCTGGGAAGCAAATACTTCTATTTCTCACTGCGTTCATCAATACGAGAAAGAAAAATCTCTCCCTGGGAAAACGATGTATGAGAAATTCGAAACTCTTTGCAAAATTTACGATCAAGATGAAACCGCAAAGAGAATTTTAGACGAATTCACCACCATTTTGATAGATGGCATCGTAAATCTTGTGAACATATTGAGCCCAGAGATTGTAATTGTAGGAGGAGAAGGTGTTTTTCTGCCACCGAAGATTTTTGAAAAAATAGTTTCGGAGACGAGAAGACAAGTTCATCCCATGAACAAGGAAGTGATTGTGGAGAAGGGGAGCTTATCTAACAAAGAAGTTGTTTTGGTAGGAACATCCATTCTTTCTTCTATGATGATAAGTGAGAGGCTTGTTTAA